From one Haloferax marinisediminis genomic stretch:
- the smc gene encoding chromosome segregation protein SMC encodes MHIKELVLDGFKSFGRPTRIPFYEDFTVVTGPNGSGKSNIIDGVLFALGLARTRGIRAEKLTDLIYNPGHADGSDEAAKQPKEASVTVVLDNSEGTLDRSQVVNAAGTDKVGDVDEITIKRRVKETPDNYYSYYYLNERSVNLSDIKDLLAQAGITPEGYNVVMQGDVTEIINMTPYQRRGIIDEIAGVAEFDAKKDAAYGELEAVEDRVEEADLRIEEKETRLDQLADERETALQYKGLRDEKEEYEGYLKAAELEDKRDDLSRTESRIESTESDLESLQAELDERQGKVTRLEEDLEDLTHEIERKGEDEQLRIKSEMEEIKGDIARLENSIEAAEEKRDDAEAERRKAFVDIDRKQEKIDDLSGDIREIKVEKASVKSDIQSKQVELSEVQAEIDSVDTEFDELKSELAEKKETVDEYKDEKNDRQRAKDRLLDDARRRSNEISETQAEIEAAHERIPELKATLSDLHSELDTAEKNKSKIDEVIEGLQAEKAELKDDLSEVNDDLQTKQSEYARLEARAGSDGDNSWPRAVTTILNAGLSGVHGAVGQLGSVDGEYAKACETAAGGRLANVVVDDDGVGSSCINHLKSRNAGRATFLPITKMDNRGLPRKPSHPGVVDFARNLVDYDAQYESIFSYVLGSTLVVEDMQTARDLMGDYRMVTLDGDLVERSGAMTGGSGGGSRYSFSKSGEGRLERIAKEITKLEDRRRSLNSELRDIDDDLEDARGRASDAADRVRVIEREIEDAKEDIDAAEDEIERLNDRLDELQSERESVDEQMSDLDDEIAEYDEKIAAVNADIEEIERELADSEIPELTARADEIRADIDDLEDRMGTLDGRLNEVQLEKQYAEDAVDDLHDTVETAQNRKAEARQTISDAESKIEDREDDLDEKRAAVAELEEELVDLKEDRRELQEDLREARTARDEKKDRVHAVESKLESMQSAAERLEWEIEELEAQVGDYDPDEIPDHSTVESEIERLTEEMEALEPVNMLAIEEYDDVKADLEDLQQRRDVLVEERDAIQERIEQYESQKKQTFMESFDAIAENFTDIFERLSNGTGRLHLENPEDPFEEGLTMKAQPGDKPIQRLDAMSGGEKSLTALAFIFAIQRHNPAPFYALDEVDAFLDAANAERVGQMVDDLAGDAQFVVVSHRSALLERAERAIGVTMQGDNVSAVTGIQFGGGDSGPGSDETGGDGSDGTDGHGGDGSDDTDDGDDGDHGGDSGDETVTEPEVPADD; translated from the coding sequence ATGCACATCAAAGAGCTCGTCCTTGACGGTTTCAAGAGCTTCGGGCGGCCGACCCGCATCCCGTTTTACGAGGATTTCACGGTCGTTACGGGCCCGAACGGTTCCGGGAAGTCGAACATCATCGATGGCGTCCTGTTCGCCCTCGGCCTCGCCCGTACCCGCGGGATTCGCGCCGAGAAGCTAACCGACCTCATCTACAACCCCGGCCACGCTGACGGGAGTGACGAGGCGGCGAAACAGCCGAAAGAGGCCAGTGTCACTGTCGTCCTCGACAACTCCGAGGGGACACTCGACCGGTCACAGGTCGTCAACGCCGCCGGCACCGACAAGGTCGGCGACGTCGACGAGATAACCATCAAGCGCCGCGTCAAGGAGACGCCGGACAACTACTACTCGTACTACTACCTCAACGAGCGCTCGGTCAACCTCTCGGACATCAAGGACCTGCTCGCGCAGGCCGGCATCACGCCCGAGGGCTACAACGTCGTCATGCAGGGCGACGTAACCGAGATTATCAACATGACGCCTTACCAGCGTCGTGGCATCATCGACGAGATCGCGGGCGTCGCCGAGTTCGACGCGAAGAAAGACGCCGCCTACGGCGAACTCGAAGCGGTCGAAGACCGCGTCGAAGAGGCGGACCTCCGTATCGAAGAAAAGGAGACGCGCCTCGACCAGCTCGCCGACGAGCGTGAGACAGCGCTTCAGTACAAAGGCCTCCGCGACGAGAAAGAAGAGTACGAAGGCTACCTGAAGGCAGCAGAACTCGAAGACAAACGCGACGACCTCTCGCGCACCGAGTCGCGTATCGAGTCGACCGAGTCCGACCTCGAATCGCTGCAGGCAGAACTCGACGAACGACAGGGGAAGGTCACCCGTCTCGAAGAGGACCTCGAAGACCTCACGCACGAAATCGAGCGGAAAGGCGAAGACGAGCAACTCCGCATCAAATCCGAGATGGAGGAGATAAAAGGCGACATCGCGCGCCTCGAGAACTCCATCGAAGCGGCCGAAGAGAAGCGTGACGACGCCGAGGCCGAACGGCGGAAGGCGTTCGTCGACATCGACCGCAAACAAGAGAAGATCGACGACCTGTCGGGCGACATCCGTGAGATAAAAGTCGAGAAAGCGTCGGTCAAGAGCGACATCCAGTCCAAGCAGGTCGAACTCTCCGAAGTGCAGGCCGAAATCGACTCTGTCGACACCGAGTTCGACGAACTGAAGTCCGAACTCGCAGAGAAGAAGGAGACCGTCGACGAGTACAAAGACGAGAAGAACGACCGACAGCGGGCGAAAGACCGCCTCCTCGACGACGCGCGTCGTCGTTCGAACGAGATTTCGGAGACACAGGCCGAAATCGAGGCCGCACACGAGCGCATCCCCGAACTGAAGGCGACGCTGTCGGACCTGCACAGCGAACTCGACACCGCCGAGAAGAACAAATCGAAGATAGACGAGGTCATCGAGGGACTGCAAGCCGAGAAAGCCGAGTTGAAAGACGACCTCTCGGAGGTCAACGACGACCTCCAGACCAAACAGTCCGAGTACGCCCGCCTCGAAGCGCGGGCCGGGTCGGACGGCGACAACTCGTGGCCACGCGCGGTCACGACGATTCTCAACGCTGGACTCTCCGGTGTTCACGGTGCAGTCGGCCAACTCGGTTCGGTCGACGGCGAGTACGCCAAAGCGTGTGAGACGGCCGCTGGTGGCCGCCTCGCGAACGTCGTCGTCGACGACGACGGTGTCGGGTCGTCCTGTATCAACCACCTGAAGTCCCGAAACGCGGGTCGCGCGACGTTCTTGCCCATCACGAAGATGGACAACCGCGGCCTCCCGCGAAAGCCGTCTCATCCCGGCGTCGTGGACTTTGCGCGGAACCTCGTCGACTACGACGCGCAGTACGAGTCCATCTTCTCGTACGTTCTCGGGTCGACGCTCGTCGTCGAAGACATGCAAACTGCCCGCGACCTGATGGGCGACTACCGCATGGTCACGCTCGACGGCGACCTGGTCGAACGCTCCGGAGCGATGACCGGTGGGTCCGGCGGTGGCTCTCGCTACTCCTTCTCGAAGTCGGGCGAAGGCCGTCTCGAACGCATCGCCAAGGAGATTACCAAACTCGAAGACCGTCGTCGGTCGCTCAACAGCGAACTCCGTGACATCGACGACGACTTAGAAGACGCCCGTGGTCGGGCCTCCGACGCGGCCGACCGGGTGCGTGTCATCGAGCGCGAAATCGAAGACGCCAAAGAAGACATCGACGCCGCCGAAGACGAAATCGAGCGGCTGAACGACCGACTCGACGAACTGCAGTCTGAACGCGAGTCGGTCGACGAGCAGATGTCCGACCTCGACGACGAGATTGCCGAGTACGACGAGAAGATAGCGGCAGTCAACGCGGACATCGAGGAAATCGAGCGAGAACTCGCCGACTCGGAGATTCCGGAACTTACCGCTCGGGCAGACGAGATTCGCGCGGATATCGACGACCTCGAAGACCGAATGGGAACCCTCGACGGCCGACTCAACGAGGTCCAACTGGAGAAACAGTACGCCGAAGACGCGGTCGACGACCTCCACGACACGGTCGAGACCGCCCAGAACCGCAAGGCAGAGGCACGACAGACAATCTCCGACGCCGAGTCGAAGATAGAAGACCGCGAAGACGACCTCGACGAGAAACGAGCGGCCGTCGCCGAACTCGAAGAAGAATTGGTCGACCTCAAGGAAGACCGACGCGAACTGCAGGAGGACCTTCGCGAAGCCCGCACTGCCCGCGACGAGAAGAAAGACCGGGTGCACGCGGTGGAGTCCAAACTGGAGAGCATGCAGTCGGCCGCCGAACGCCTCGAATGGGAGATTGAGGAACTCGAAGCACAGGTTGGCGACTACGACCCCGACGAGATTCCCGACCACAGCACGGTCGAATCCGAAATCGAGCGACTGACCGAAGAGATGGAGGCACTCGAACCGGTCAACATGCTCGCGATCGAGGAGTACGACGACGTGAAGGCCGACCTCGAAGACCTCCAACAGCGGCGTGACGTGCTGGTCGAAGAGCGCGACGCCATCCAAGAGCGCATCGAGCAGTACGAGTCACAGAAGAAACAGACGTTCATGGAGTCGTTCGACGCGATTGCCGAGAACTTCACCGACATCTTCGAGCGACTCTCCAACGGGACGGGACGACTCCATCTGGAGAACCCCGAAGACCCGTTCGAGGAAGGCCTGACGATGAAGGCACAACCCGGCGACAAGCCGATTCAGCGTCTCGACGCGATGTCCGGTGGCGAGAAGTCGCTGACGGCACTCGCGTTCATCTTCGCCATTCAGCGGCACAACCCCGCGCCGTTCTACGCGCTCGACGAGGTCGACGCCTTCCTCGACGCCGCGAACGCCGAGCGCGTCGGACAGATGGTCGACGACCTGGCTGGCGACGCTCAGTTCGTCGTCGTCTCCCACCGCTCTGCACTCCTCGAACGCGCCGAGCGAGCAATCGGCGTGACGATGCAAGGCGACAACGTGAGCGCCGTCACCGGCATCCAGTTCGGTGGCGGTGACAGCGGACCCGGTTCGGACGAGACCGGTGGCGACGGAAGCGACGGTACTGACGGCCACGGTGGCGACGGAAGCGACGACACCGACGACGGCGACGACGGCGACCACGGTGGTGACAGCGGCGACGAGACGGTGACGGAACCGGAGGTCCCGGCGGATGACTGA
- a CDS encoding DUF7518 family protein, with protein MSNRVEELESQVTELRAAVNGLTEELVETKERLRQLEDANDVEVPSRAARRRGDWTPAEESAPEQADAAESVDGDETKTDEADESDEEESQAPDDDIIVA; from the coding sequence ATGAGTAATCGGGTGGAGGAACTCGAATCACAGGTTACAGAACTGCGAGCAGCGGTGAACGGACTCACCGAAGAACTCGTCGAGACAAAAGAGCGACTTCGACAACTCGAAGACGCGAACGACGTCGAGGTGCCTTCGCGCGCCGCTCGTCGCCGTGGCGACTGGACGCCTGCCGAGGAGTCCGCGCCCGAGCAAGCCGACGCGGCAGAGTCGGTCGACGGCGATGAGACTAAAACGGATGAGGCCGACGAGTCTGACGAAGAAGAAAGTCAGGCACCCGACGACGACATCATCGTCGCCTAA
- a CDS encoding amidohydrolase, translated as MTEELKTRVCDAIDARADDIIAFAKDVQSEPELGYKEVETTKKVVSMFEDLDLDVETELAITGARARAGSGDFVAAVLGELDALVNPDHPLADPETGAVHACGHNAQLAHLVGSAIGLVGSGVVDELDGAVEFVAVPAEEYLDLDYRRQLLDAGDIEFFGGKQELIRRGYVDDWDAAAMMHAGSNTPDRTITSSFSTNGFVGKFVTYRGKEAHAGAAPEEGINALNAAMLGMNAVNAQRETFRDEDHVRVHPIITRGGDGVNVVPAEVTMESYVRAASIEAVSEVNQSVNRALASGAMGVGGDVEIEDYPGYMPLQTNETLASFYDENARDIVGPDAITEGDQHLSGSTDMGDVTQLVPGIHPWTGGFEGAVHARDFRVVDEEMAYVIPAKLTACMLVDVLTDSEAMDELRAAKAEKRSRESYLDAVRTFRGTTTESYREDADDGSDDS; from the coding sequence ATGACCGAGGAACTCAAAACCCGCGTCTGCGACGCCATCGACGCCCGTGCAGACGATATCATCGCCTTCGCGAAAGACGTGCAATCCGAACCCGAACTCGGGTACAAAGAGGTTGAAACGACGAAGAAAGTCGTCTCGATGTTCGAAGACCTCGACCTCGATGTCGAGACAGAACTCGCTATCACCGGTGCTCGCGCTCGCGCCGGGTCAGGCGACTTTGTTGCGGCCGTCCTCGGCGAACTCGACGCACTCGTCAACCCTGACCACCCGCTTGCTGACCCAGAAACCGGTGCAGTTCACGCCTGCGGACACAACGCGCAACTCGCTCACCTCGTCGGGTCCGCTATCGGACTCGTCGGGAGTGGCGTCGTGGATGAACTCGACGGTGCAGTCGAGTTCGTGGCCGTCCCCGCTGAAGAGTATCTCGACCTCGACTATCGGCGGCAACTCCTCGACGCGGGCGATATCGAGTTCTTCGGCGGCAAGCAGGAACTCATCCGCCGCGGCTACGTCGACGACTGGGACGCCGCGGCGATGATGCACGCCGGCAGCAACACACCGGACCGAACCATCACGAGTAGTTTCTCGACCAACGGATTCGTCGGGAAGTTCGTCACCTACAGAGGGAAAGAAGCCCATGCAGGCGCGGCCCCCGAAGAGGGTATCAACGCGCTCAACGCCGCGATGCTCGGGATGAACGCGGTCAACGCCCAGCGAGAGACGTTCCGCGACGAGGACCACGTTCGCGTCCACCCAATTATCACACGCGGTGGCGACGGCGTGAACGTCGTTCCTGCCGAGGTAACCATGGAATCGTACGTCCGTGCGGCCTCCATCGAAGCCGTTTCGGAGGTGAACCAGTCGGTCAATCGAGCGCTCGCGTCCGGGGCGATGGGCGTCGGTGGCGACGTCGAAATCGAAGACTATCCCGGCTACATGCCGTTGCAGACGAACGAGACGCTCGCGTCGTTCTACGACGAGAACGCCCGTGATATCGTCGGACCGGATGCCATCACAGAGGGAGACCAACACCTCTCGGGGTCGACCGACATGGGCGACGTCACACAACTCGTCCCCGGCATTCATCCGTGGACCGGCGGGTTCGAGGGAGCGGTCCACGCCCGTGACTTCCGCGTCGTCGACGAAGAGATGGCGTACGTCATCCCGGCCAAACTCACAGCCTGCATGCTCGTCGACGTTCTCACCGACTCCGAGGCGATGGACGAACTCCGTGCCGCCAAAGCTGAAAAGCGGTCCCGTGAGTCGTACCTCGACGCGGTTCGAACCTTCAGAGGAACGACGACCGAGTCGTACCGTGAGGACGCTGACGACGGGTCGGACGATAGCTGA
- the gatB gene encoding Asp-tRNA(Asn)/Glu-tRNA(Gln) amidotransferase subunit GatB gives MTAQALEQRELAVVIGLEVHVQLETSTKIFCGCSTEPAEDEAPNTRVCPVCLGLPGALPVLNENAVESAVKIGKALNATIAEDTRFHRKNYYYPDLPKNFQITQYDAPICADGTLEVSVEGKRRKIGITRAHLEEDPGSLQHKGGSIDTADYTLVNYNRAGTPLMEIVSEPDFRSPQETRAFLAKLEEVLEYLGVFDATRDGSLRIDANISLVPADEVAEDGSISDEALEAANRTEVKNISSHKGAEKALAYEVTRQKNAVKRGRAIEQETRHWDESRGITVSMRSKEEEKDYRYFQEADLPPLQVAHWKEEIPIPELPDARRERFQSEYGLDEESASKLTSTKEVADFFEDVAAEFDADLAATWVADNLLGELNYRDMLITDVSDRLDEFTRLVELVDADEVTTKNAEEIVLRKMLDEGTDPDTIVDEEGLGKADDDEIGGFVQDAIDENPDAVADYHEGEGGALNFLVGQVMQKSKGSADPGTVNQLLREKLDE, from the coding sequence ATGACTGCGCAAGCGCTCGAACAGCGCGAACTCGCGGTCGTCATCGGGTTGGAAGTCCACGTTCAACTCGAGACGTCCACGAAGATTTTCTGTGGCTGTTCGACCGAGCCTGCCGAGGACGAAGCGCCGAACACCCGCGTGTGCCCGGTCTGTCTCGGGCTACCCGGTGCGCTCCCGGTACTCAACGAGAACGCTGTCGAATCGGCCGTCAAAATCGGCAAGGCACTCAACGCCACCATCGCCGAAGACACCCGGTTCCACCGGAAGAACTACTACTACCCCGACCTGCCCAAGAACTTCCAGATTACCCAGTACGACGCACCCATCTGCGCCGACGGTACGCTGGAGGTCTCTGTCGAAGGCAAGCGCCGCAAAATCGGCATCACGCGCGCCCACCTCGAAGAGGACCCCGGAAGCCTCCAGCACAAGGGCGGGAGCATCGACACTGCCGACTACACGCTCGTCAACTACAACCGCGCCGGCACGCCGCTGATGGAAATCGTCTCGGAACCGGACTTCCGGAGCCCCCAAGAGACCCGCGCGTTCCTCGCGAAACTCGAAGAGGTGCTGGAGTACCTCGGCGTCTTCGATGCGACCCGCGACGGGTCGCTCCGTATCGACGCGAACATCTCGCTCGTCCCCGCCGACGAAGTCGCGGAAGACGGCTCTATCTCCGACGAGGCGCTCGAAGCAGCGAACCGCACCGAGGTCAAGAACATCTCCAGCCACAAGGGTGCGGAGAAGGCACTCGCCTACGAAGTCACCCGCCAGAAGAACGCCGTCAAACGTGGCCGCGCCATCGAACAGGAGACCCGTCACTGGGACGAGTCTCGCGGCATCACCGTCTCGATGCGCTCGAAAGAAGAAGAGAAAGACTACCGCTACTTCCAGGAGGCCGACCTCCCACCGCTCCAGGTCGCCCACTGGAAAGAAGAGATTCCGATTCCGGAACTCCCCGACGCGCGCCGCGAGCGCTTCCAGAGTGAGTACGGACTGGACGAAGAGTCTGCGTCGAAACTCACCTCCACGAAGGAAGTCGCCGACTTCTTCGAAGACGTCGCCGCCGAGTTCGACGCCGACCTCGCAGCGACGTGGGTCGCCGACAATCTGCTGGGTGAACTCAACTACCGCGACATGCTCATCACCGACGTCTCGGACCGTCTGGACGAGTTCACCCGTCTCGTCGAACTCGTCGACGCCGACGAGGTGACGACGAAGAACGCCGAAGAAATCGTCCTCCGCAAGATGCTCGACGAGGGCACCGACCCCGACACCATCGTCGACGAAGAAGGACTCGGCAAGGCCGATGACGACGAGATCGGTGGGTTCGTTCAGGACGCAATCGACGAGAACCCCGACGCCGTCGCCGACTACCACGAAGGAGAGGGTGGCGCACTGAACTTCCTCGTTGGACAGGTCATGCAGAAGTCCAAGGGGAGCGCCGACCCCGGCACGGTGAACCAACTGCTCCGCGAGAAACTCGACGAATAA
- a CDS encoding MATE family efflux transporter: protein MTDGAIAPKLFALSWPLVAGNLLQTLYNLADVFWVGRVGADAVAAVSLMFPMSWMFVSTAMGITAATIALVSQHVGAGEDREADHVVGQTILLTIAVSVALATLGFLFRQPLLELIGAQGAVYTEALAYIEVIFLSLPLTFLFFAFRAALQGAGDTKTAMWLMVVSAGLNVVLDPILILGWGPITGMGTRGAAIATFIARLFATAVGVYILLRGDWGVKLHLEDLRPDPVRLKKLVDIGSPATLDGWARSFSAVVMAGFVARFGPIPTAAYGIGVRLMSVSWTVSGAVGQATSTGVGQNLGARTPDRAATVTWTAMVATMGILFTAAGLVVAFPGEAMRLFIGEQAVVEEGVTFLRIIAPSWAFFGGVMIIQGAFRGAGITKAAMALSFLSRWIFRVPVAIVVAFSWTVTLPLVGPVSSLGWGVEGLWWAYVVGAVASFVVAVAWFRAGTWREGVLDHEPTPAAGDD, encoded by the coding sequence ATGACAGACGGGGCGATTGCCCCCAAACTGTTCGCCCTCTCGTGGCCGCTCGTCGCTGGCAACCTCCTCCAGACGCTGTACAACCTCGCTGACGTGTTCTGGGTCGGGCGGGTTGGCGCAGACGCGGTCGCCGCCGTCTCGCTCATGTTCCCCATGAGTTGGATGTTCGTCTCGACTGCCATGGGAATCACCGCAGCGACGATTGCACTCGTCTCGCAGCACGTCGGTGCCGGTGAGGACAGAGAAGCCGACCACGTCGTCGGCCAGACGATTCTCTTGACGATCGCCGTCTCCGTCGCCCTCGCGACGCTCGGATTCCTCTTTCGACAGCCGTTACTGGAACTCATCGGTGCGCAGGGGGCGGTCTACACGGAAGCGCTCGCGTACATCGAAGTCATCTTCCTCTCGCTCCCACTCACGTTCCTCTTCTTCGCGTTCCGCGCGGCGTTGCAGGGTGCAGGCGACACCAAGACTGCGATGTGGCTCATGGTCGTCTCCGCGGGGTTGAACGTCGTCCTCGACCCGATTCTCATCCTCGGATGGGGTCCCATCACCGGCATGGGAACACGCGGAGCGGCTATCGCGACGTTCATCGCCCGCCTGTTTGCGACAGCCGTTGGGGTCTACATTCTGCTCCGCGGCGACTGGGGGGTCAAACTCCACCTCGAAGACCTCCGCCCCGACCCGGTGCGACTGAAGAAACTCGTCGATATCGGGTCGCCGGCGACACTCGACGGGTGGGCCCGCAGTTTCTCGGCAGTCGTGATGGCTGGGTTCGTCGCCCGATTCGGGCCGATACCCACTGCCGCCTACGGAATCGGTGTTCGGCTGATGTCCGTCTCGTGGACTGTCTCGGGCGCCGTTGGACAGGCCACATCGACAGGTGTTGGCCAGAACCTTGGCGCCAGAACGCCCGACCGTGCCGCGACAGTCACGTGGACTGCGATGGTTGCGACGATGGGGATTCTCTTCACCGCCGCCGGTCTCGTCGTGGCGTTCCCCGGCGAAGCCATGCGCCTGTTCATCGGCGAACAGGCCGTCGTCGAGGAAGGAGTCACGTTCCTGCGAATCATCGCCCCGTCGTGGGCGTTCTTCGGCGGCGTGATGATTATTCAGGGTGCGTTCCGCGGTGCTGGCATCACGAAAGCCGCGATGGCACTCTCGTTCCTCTCACGGTGGATATTCCGCGTCCCTGTCGCCATCGTCGTCGCGTTCTCGTGGACGGTGACGCTTCCACTCGTCGGCCCCGTCTCGAGTCTCGGGTGGGGCGTCGAGGGCCTCTGGTGGGCGTACGTCGTCGGTGCAGTCGCGTCGTTCGTCGTCGCAGTCGCGTGGTTCCGTGCCGGGACGTGGCGTGAAGGTGTGTTGGACCACGAACCGACGCCAGCGGCGGGTGACGACTGA
- a CDS encoding DNA topoisomerase I, translating into MSRGPDLIITEKDNAARRIADILSGETASAERMNGVNVYKWGGKRCIGLSGHVVGVDFPPEYNDWRDVEPVELISAPVEKHPTQENIVAALRRLARRAGSVTIATDYDREGELIGKEAYELVREVNEDVPVDRVRFSSITKREVTEAFDNPDDLDFNLAAAGEARQIIDLVWGAALTRFLSLSARQLGNDFISVGRVQGPTLKLIVDREREIEAFDPEDYWELFSNLTKDADGAAESFEAQYFYIDEDGTEAERIWDGDAAESAYETLLGVDTAEVTSVKRRTRTDTPPAPFNTTQFIRAAGSIGYSAQRAMSIAEDLYTAGYITYPRTDNTVYPDDLDPRELLGAFEGDRRFKDDAESLLEQEEIEPTEGDNETTDHPPIHPTGELPSASDISEDEWDVYELVVRRFFATVAEDAVWEHLRVVAEAAGLSMKANGKRLLEPGYHEVYPYFNSSESFVPDVEEGESLAVADTHLDAKQTQPPRRYGQSRLIETMEQMGIGTKATRHDVIQKLYDRGYIESDPPRPTRLARAVVEASEDFAKLIVSEEMTSQLESDMMAIARGEATLADVTEESKEILQDVFEGLMESREELGKQLQDSLKADKTVGPCPDCGGDLVVRKSRRGSYFIGCDSYPDCTYTLPLPSTGKPLIMEETCDEHDLHHIKMLAGRKTFVHGCPLCKAEEADEEEDMVIGTCPECGEEHGGELAIKRLRSGSRLVGCTRYPDCDYSLPLPRRGDIEVTEDSCDEHDLPELRITYDGDREPWELGCPICNFREYQAQQNSEGGSELESIKGIGAKTAEKLKEAGFEDVKTLKSAEPDDVAEKVEGVGADTVRKWQSAAD; encoded by the coding sequence ATGAGTCGTGGCCCCGACCTCATCATCACAGAGAAGGACAACGCCGCGAGACGTATCGCCGACATCTTGAGCGGCGAGACGGCCTCCGCAGAGCGAATGAACGGCGTGAACGTCTACAAGTGGGGCGGCAAGCGCTGTATCGGCCTGTCAGGTCACGTCGTCGGCGTTGACTTCCCACCGGAGTACAACGACTGGCGTGACGTCGAACCGGTCGAACTCATCAGCGCTCCCGTCGAGAAACACCCCACCCAAGAGAACATCGTCGCCGCCCTCCGCCGACTCGCCCGCCGTGCCGGGAGCGTCACCATCGCGACAGACTACGACCGCGAAGGTGAACTCATCGGCAAGGAGGCGTACGAACTCGTCCGCGAGGTGAACGAAGACGTCCCCGTCGACCGGGTTCGATTCTCCTCCATCACGAAACGCGAAGTGACGGAGGCGTTCGATAATCCCGACGACCTCGACTTCAACCTCGCCGCCGCCGGTGAAGCCCGCCAGATTATCGACCTCGTGTGGGGTGCCGCACTGACGCGGTTCCTCTCACTCTCTGCTCGCCAACTCGGAAACGACTTCATCTCGGTCGGCCGCGTGCAGGGGCCGACACTGAAGCTCATCGTCGACCGCGAGCGCGAAATCGAGGCGTTCGACCCCGAAGACTACTGGGAACTGTTCTCCAACCTGACGAAGGACGCCGATGGGGCCGCCGAATCCTTCGAAGCCCAGTACTTCTACATCGACGAGGACGGTACCGAAGCCGAGCGCATCTGGGACGGAGACGCCGCCGAATCCGCCTACGAGACACTGCTCGGCGTCGACACTGCCGAGGTCACGTCGGTCAAACGGCGCACGCGAACGGACACGCCCCCAGCGCCGTTCAACACCACGCAGTTCATCCGTGCCGCCGGGTCGATTGGCTACTCCGCCCAACGGGCGATGAGTATCGCAGAAGACCTCTACACCGCCGGTTACATCACCTATCCACGGACCGACAACACGGTCTACCCGGACGATTTGGACCCGCGCGAACTCCTCGGCGCGTTCGAAGGTGACCGCCGCTTCAAGGACGATGCGGAGTCTCTCCTCGAACAGGAAGAAATCGAACCGACCGAAGGCGACAACGAGACGACTGACCACCCGCCAATTCACCCGACTGGAGAACTGCCCTCCGCGTCGGACATCTCCGAAGACGAGTGGGACGTGTACGAACTCGTCGTCCGGCGCTTCTTCGCCACCGTCGCCGAAGACGCCGTGTGGGAACACCTCCGTGTCGTCGCCGAGGCCGCCGGCCTCTCGATGAAGGCGAACGGCAAGCGCCTCCTCGAACCCGGGTACCACGAGGTCTATCCGTACTTCAACTCCAGCGAGTCGTTCGTCCCCGACGTCGAAGAGGGCGAATCGCTCGCAGTTGCCGACACGCACCTCGACGCGAAGCAGACCCAACCGCCACGTCGCTACGGCCAGTCGCGCCTCATCGAGACGATGGAACAGATGGGTATCGGGACGAAGGCGACTCGGCACGACGTGATTCAGAAACTCTACGACCGTGGCTACATCGAGAGCGACCCGCCGCGCCCGACCCGTCTCGCGCGGGCCGTCGTGGAAGCCTCCGAAGACTTCGCGAAACTCATCGTGAGCGAGGAGATGACCTCGCAACTCGAATCCGACATGATGGCAATCGCCCGCGGCGAGGCCACCTTGGCGGACGTGACCGAAGAGTCCAAAGAGATTCTCCAGGACGTGTTCGAGGGGCTGATGGAGTCCCGCGAGGAACTCGGCAAGCAACTGCAGGACTCGTTGAAAGCCGACAAGACAGTCGGACCGTGTCCCGACTGCGGTGGCGACCTCGTCGTCAGAAAGAGTCGCCGCGGGTCGTACTTCATCGGGTGTGACTCGTACCCCGACTGTACATACACGCTCCCACTGCCATCGACGGGCAAACCGCTCATCATGGAAGAGACGTGTGACGAACACGACTTACACCACATCAAGATGCTCGCCGGGCGCAAGACGTTCGTCCACGGCTGTCCGCTCTGTAAGGCCGAAGAGGCCGACGAGGAAGAGGACATGGTCATCGGCACCTGTCCCGAGTGTGGCGAAGAACACGGCGGTGAGTTGGCTATCAAGCGCCTGCGCTCTGGCTCTCGTCTCGTTGGCTGTACCCGCTACCCGGACTGCGACTACTCGCTTCCGCTCCCGCGTCGCGGCGACATCGAGGTGACGGAGGACTCGTGTGACGAACACGACCTACCCGAACTTCGCATCACCTACGACGGTGACCGCGAACCGTGGGAGCTTGGCTGTCCCATCTGCAACTTCCGTGAGTATCAGGCCCAGCAGAACAGCGAGGGCGGGTCTGAGTTAGAGAGCATCAAAGGCATCGGCGCGAAGACCGCCGAGAAACTGAAAGAAGCAGGCTTCGAGGACGTGAAGACGCTAAAGTCGGCCGAACCCGACGACGTGGCCGAGAAGGTCGAAGGTGTGGGTGCTGACACGGTCCGGAAGTGGCAGTCTGCAGCGGACTGA